A section of the Streptomyces sp. SCL15-4 genome encodes:
- a CDS encoding extracellular solute-binding protein produces MGQPGLNRRHFLGAAGGLVTAASLGFAALGSGADALATGARTRVRYWNLFQGGDGANQVAMVDAFRTAHPGIAVKDSTLTWGGPYYTKLAMAAAGNRAPDLAVMHQGRIPGFAPGRLLDPWDTGLLAKYGVREADFNPVLWKRGIVDGKLYALPLDIHVQLCFYRKDVCGKAGLLDSAGRLPAATSTDDWFALLKEARKQLKKGRQTLGLHANDQNFCWWFFVAFYQQLGGTYFDAAQTGLTFDTDKATEVLEFFRKHVTDGYVTPGETDAEAFLAGSPFTWEGNWSVPYFNDEKVDYGAQPLPPVFGTPATHAESHSFVLPHQAGRGGAADEGAYRLAAYMVTHATTWAHGGHIPAYLPTFEDPGYRELNPQSEYSRPAMDHQANEPHIWFAGSTGILAQRLGPVIASSNLGSTAPDKAARRMKSLLERLLAAKNPMTGRTAAQELKGAAA; encoded by the coding sequence ATGGGACAACCTGGCCTGAACCGCAGGCACTTCCTCGGGGCCGCGGGCGGCTTGGTGACGGCCGCGAGCCTCGGATTCGCGGCCCTCGGCAGCGGGGCGGACGCACTGGCCACCGGCGCCCGCACCCGGGTGCGCTACTGGAACCTCTTCCAGGGCGGCGACGGCGCCAACCAGGTCGCCATGGTCGACGCGTTCCGCACGGCGCATCCGGGCATCGCGGTGAAGGACTCCACCCTCACCTGGGGCGGCCCCTACTACACCAAGCTCGCCATGGCCGCCGCCGGCAACCGCGCCCCCGACCTCGCCGTCATGCATCAGGGCCGCATCCCCGGCTTCGCCCCCGGACGCCTGCTGGACCCCTGGGACACCGGGCTGCTGGCCAAGTACGGCGTGCGCGAGGCCGACTTCAACCCGGTGCTGTGGAAGCGCGGCATCGTCGACGGCAAGCTCTACGCCCTGCCCCTCGACATCCACGTCCAGCTCTGCTTCTACCGCAAGGACGTGTGCGGCAAGGCCGGACTGCTCGACTCCGCCGGCCGGCTCCCCGCGGCCACCTCCACCGACGACTGGTTCGCCCTCCTGAAGGAGGCCCGCAAGCAGCTGAAGAAGGGCCGGCAGACCCTCGGCCTGCACGCCAACGACCAGAACTTCTGCTGGTGGTTCTTCGTCGCCTTCTACCAGCAGCTCGGCGGCACCTACTTCGACGCCGCCCAGACCGGCCTGACCTTCGACACCGACAAGGCCACCGAGGTCCTGGAGTTCTTCCGCAAGCACGTCACCGACGGCTACGTCACCCCGGGCGAGACCGACGCCGAGGCGTTCCTCGCCGGCTCCCCCTTCACCTGGGAGGGCAACTGGTCGGTGCCCTACTTCAACGACGAGAAGGTCGACTACGGCGCCCAGCCCCTCCCGCCGGTCTTCGGCACCCCGGCCACCCACGCCGAGTCCCACTCCTTCGTCCTGCCCCACCAGGCCGGCCGCGGCGGCGCCGCCGACGAGGGCGCGTACCGGCTCGCCGCCTACATGGTCACGCACGCCACCACCTGGGCCCACGGCGGTCACATCCCCGCCTACCTGCCCACCTTCGAGGACCCGGGCTACCGCGAACTCAACCCGCAGAGCGAGTACTCCCGGCCCGCCATGGACCACCAGGCCAACGAGCCGCACATCTGGTTCGCGGGCTCCACCGGCATCCTCGCCCAGCGCCTCGGCCCGGTCATCGCCTCCTCCAACCTCGGCTCCACCGCCCCCGACAAGGCGGCCCGCCGCATGAAGTCACTGCTGGAGCGGCTGCTCGCGGCGAAGAACCCGATGACCGGGCGCACCGCCGCCCAGGAGCTGAAGGGAGCCGCCGCATGA
- a CDS encoding RrF2 family transcriptional regulator: MRISARADYAVRAVLELAVRQGNGPVKAEEIAAVQDIPHKFLEGILGDLRRAGIVDSRRGGGGGYRLARAAASLTVADVIRAVDGPIVSVRGERPTHLAYTGTARPLLPLWIALRANVRRILEGVTVADLAADALPEPVRALAAEPAAWENP; the protein is encoded by the coding sequence ATGAGGATCTCGGCGCGGGCGGATTACGCGGTACGGGCGGTACTGGAGCTGGCCGTACGGCAGGGTAACGGCCCGGTGAAGGCGGAGGAAATCGCCGCCGTGCAGGACATCCCGCACAAGTTCCTGGAGGGCATCCTGGGCGATCTCAGGCGGGCCGGGATCGTGGACAGCCGGCGTGGCGGGGGCGGCGGTTACCGGCTGGCGCGGGCGGCGGCCTCGCTCACCGTGGCCGACGTCATCCGGGCGGTGGACGGCCCGATCGTGTCGGTACGCGGCGAACGCCCGACGCATCTCGCCTACACGGGCACGGCCCGGCCGCTGCTGCCGCTGTGGATCGCCCTGCGCGCGAACGTCCGCCGCATCCTGGAGGGCGTCACCGTGGCCGACCTCGCGGCGGACGCGCTGCCGGAGCCGGTCCGGGCGCTGGCGGCGGA
- a CDS encoding carbohydrate ABC transporter permease, translating to MTTRSARRWPPAQIALTALAATLSLIWLAPLAWALSTSLKTPTESVTSPHWIPDHVTLDSWKKVLQAGNIPNWFVNSVVVSVCVTVIVLLVASLAGYGFARTEFRGKNALMGLTMAGLMFSPAILGVPLFTTVQSLGMVDTYWGMILPQCAPAAMVYILYKFFQGLPRELEEAAFIDGAGRWRIFFTIVLPLSKPSLSAVGIFTFIASWNNFLWPYMVTNNPDLMTMPNGIATVQNAFGIVWPQLMAGGLVAGLPLIVVFVFFQSQIVRGVAHTGLAGQ from the coding sequence ATGACCACCCGCTCCGCCCGCCGCTGGCCCCCCGCCCAGATCGCGCTGACGGCCCTCGCCGCCACCCTCTCCCTGATCTGGCTCGCCCCGCTGGCCTGGGCCCTGTCCACGTCCCTGAAGACCCCGACGGAATCGGTCACCTCACCGCACTGGATACCCGACCACGTCACGCTGGACTCCTGGAAGAAGGTCCTCCAGGCGGGCAACATCCCGAACTGGTTCGTGAACTCCGTCGTCGTCTCCGTGTGCGTCACGGTGATCGTGCTGCTGGTCGCGTCCCTGGCCGGATACGGCTTCGCCCGCACCGAGTTCCGCGGCAAGAACGCCCTCATGGGCCTGACCATGGCCGGCCTGATGTTCTCCCCGGCGATCCTCGGCGTCCCGCTGTTCACCACGGTCCAGTCACTCGGCATGGTCGACACCTACTGGGGCATGATCCTGCCCCAGTGCGCCCCGGCCGCCATGGTCTACATCCTCTACAAGTTCTTCCAGGGCCTGCCCAGGGAGCTGGAGGAGGCCGCGTTCATCGACGGCGCCGGCCGCTGGCGGATCTTCTTCACCATCGTGCTGCCGCTGTCGAAGCCCTCGCTGTCCGCGGTCGGCATCTTCACCTTCATCGCGTCCTGGAACAACTTCCTGTGGCCGTACATGGTGACCAACAACCCCGACCTGATGACCATGCCCAACGGCATCGCCACCGTGCAGAACGCCTTCGGCATCGTCTGGCCCCAGCTGATGGCCGGCGGACTCGTCGCCGGACTGCCGCTGATCGTCGTCTTCGTCTTCTTCCAGAGCCAGATCGTGCGGGGCGTGGCCCACACCGGCCTGGCCGGCCAGTGA
- a CDS encoding carbohydrate ABC transporter permease, protein MSSTTLATAGRTARPRAAAGTDSARLRWSRRLQHGGWFVAPFLVLYGLFVILPVVRGLYLSFTDANISGDHTGFVGLANYREALKDPLVWDSLWHSTQFTLYVVPLIVLVALLMALIAHHTVHFKWLWRLCFFAPFLLPSAVVGNLWWWLFQPTNGMVNHVLGLDTPWLTQKSTAMLAVVVATLWWTVGFSFLLYLAALQNIPQHLYEAAELDGANALQRMLYITVPNLRSITGLVVALQVLASLQVFDQAVVMYQFGPGPEESTRTFVQYTLEQGFTTYRVGYASAISFVLFVIIAAVALARMWLLKSREEATR, encoded by the coding sequence ATGAGCAGTACGACACTGGCCACGGCCGGCCGCACGGCCCGCCCCCGCGCCGCCGCCGGCACCGACTCCGCCCGGCTGCGCTGGTCCCGCCGCCTCCAGCACGGCGGCTGGTTCGTCGCCCCGTTCCTCGTCCTCTACGGCCTGTTCGTCATCCTGCCCGTCGTCCGCGGCCTGTACCTCAGCTTCACGGACGCCAACATCTCCGGCGACCACACCGGCTTCGTGGGCCTCGCCAACTACCGCGAGGCGCTGAAGGACCCGCTCGTCTGGGACTCCCTGTGGCACAGCACGCAGTTCACGCTGTACGTCGTCCCGCTGATCGTCCTCGTGGCCCTGCTGATGGCCCTGATCGCGCACCACACCGTGCACTTCAAGTGGCTGTGGCGGCTGTGCTTCTTCGCGCCCTTCCTGCTGCCGTCGGCCGTCGTGGGCAACCTGTGGTGGTGGCTGTTCCAGCCCACCAACGGCATGGTCAACCACGTCCTCGGCCTGGACACGCCCTGGCTCACCCAGAAGTCCACGGCCATGCTCGCCGTCGTCGTCGCCACCCTGTGGTGGACGGTCGGCTTCTCCTTCCTCCTCTACCTGGCCGCCCTGCAGAACATCCCGCAGCACCTGTACGAGGCCGCCGAACTGGACGGCGCCAACGCCCTCCAGCGAATGCTGTACATCACCGTGCCCAACCTGCGCTCCATCACCGGCCTGGTCGTCGCCCTCCAGGTCCTCGCCTCGCTCCAGGTCTTCGACCAGGCCGTGGTCATGTACCAGTTCGGCCCGGGGCCGGAGGAATCGACCCGCACCTTCGTCCAGTACACCCTCGAACAGGGCTTCACCACGTACCGCGTGGGCTACGCCTCGGCGATCTCCTTCGTCCTGTTCGTCATCATCGCGGCCGTGGCGCTCGCCCGGATGTGGCTGCTGAAGAGCCGCGAGGAGGCCACCCGATGA
- a CDS encoding alpha-N-arabinofuranosidase, with the protein MSKSTARFTLDPAFTVGEVDPRLFGSFVEHLGRCVYTGIYEPGHPAADAEGIRTDVLDLVRELGVTALRYPGGNFVSGYKWEDSVGPVQDRPRRLDLAWHSTETNRFGLSEYMAFLKKIGPQAQPMMAVNLGTRGVAEALELQEYANHPAGTALSDLRAAHGDKDPFGIRLWCLGNEMDGPWQTGHKTAEEYGRIAAETARAMRQQDPGVELVACGSSSQAMPTFAEWEATVLAETYDLVDYISLHAYYEPVDGDVDSFLASAVDMESFIENVVATADHVGARLKSKKKINLSFDEWNVWYLSRWEEYSRTRDQSGWPEAPRLLEDNYSVTDAVVFGSLLIALLRHADRVTVACLAQLVNVIAPIMTEPGGPAWRQTTFFPFAQASRYGRGRVLDVRVDSPTYATEKYGETDLLHATAVRADDGTVTVFAVNRDRTAPLPLEVALNGLELTTVTEHTALADADPDARNTLTDPERVTPHPVEGTALVDGTLTAVLEPLSWNVIRLA; encoded by the coding sequence ATGAGCAAGAGCACCGCCCGCTTCACCCTCGATCCCGCCTTCACCGTCGGCGAGGTCGACCCCCGTCTGTTCGGCTCCTTCGTGGAACACCTCGGCCGCTGTGTCTACACCGGCATCTACGAGCCCGGCCACCCCGCGGCCGACGCCGAGGGCATCCGCACCGACGTGCTGGACCTGGTCCGCGAACTCGGCGTCACCGCGCTGCGCTACCCCGGCGGCAACTTCGTCTCCGGCTACAAGTGGGAGGACTCCGTCGGCCCGGTCCAGGACCGCCCCCGCCGGCTCGACCTGGCCTGGCACTCCACGGAGACCAACCGCTTCGGCCTGTCCGAGTACATGGCGTTCCTGAAGAAGATCGGCCCGCAGGCGCAGCCCATGATGGCGGTGAACCTCGGCACCCGGGGCGTCGCCGAGGCCCTGGAACTCCAGGAGTACGCCAACCACCCCGCCGGCACCGCCCTGTCCGACCTGCGTGCCGCCCACGGCGACAAGGACCCCTTCGGCATCCGGCTGTGGTGCCTCGGCAACGAGATGGACGGCCCCTGGCAGACCGGCCACAAGACGGCCGAGGAGTACGGCAGGATCGCCGCCGAGACCGCCCGCGCCATGCGCCAGCAGGACCCCGGCGTGGAACTGGTCGCCTGCGGCTCCTCCAGCCAGGCCATGCCGACCTTCGCCGAGTGGGAGGCGACCGTCCTCGCGGAGACCTACGACCTGGTCGACTACATCTCGCTGCACGCCTACTACGAGCCCGTCGACGGCGACGTGGACTCCTTCCTCGCCTCGGCCGTCGACATGGAGTCCTTCATCGAGAACGTGGTCGCCACGGCCGACCACGTCGGCGCCCGGCTGAAGTCCAAGAAGAAGATCAACCTCTCCTTCGACGAGTGGAACGTCTGGTACCTCTCCCGGTGGGAGGAGTACTCCCGGACCCGCGACCAGTCCGGCTGGCCCGAGGCGCCCCGCCTGCTGGAGGACAACTACAGCGTCACCGACGCCGTCGTCTTCGGCTCGCTGCTGATCGCCCTGCTCCGGCACGCCGACCGGGTCACCGTCGCCTGCCTGGCCCAGCTCGTCAACGTCATCGCGCCGATCATGACCGAGCCGGGCGGCCCGGCCTGGCGGCAGACGACGTTCTTTCCGTTCGCGCAGGCGTCCCGGTACGGCCGCGGCCGGGTGCTGGACGTGCGCGTGGACTCGCCGACGTACGCGACGGAGAAGTACGGCGAGACGGACCTGCTGCACGCCACCGCCGTCCGCGCGGACGACGGCACGGTCACCGTGTTCGCCGTCAACCGCGACCGCACCGCGCCGCTGCCGCTCGAAGTCGCCCTGAACGGACTGGAACTGACCACCGTCACCGAGCACACCGCCCTCGCCGACGCCGACCCCGACGCCCGCAACACCCTGACCGACCCCGAACGCGTCACCCCGCACCCGGTCGAGGGCACCGCCCTGGTGGACGGCACCCTCACCGCCGTACTGGAGCCGCTGTCCTGGAACGTGATCAGGCTGGCGTGA
- a CDS encoding beta-galactosidase, producing the protein MALSRRSFSALAGSAALGLALGGSGGPGAPSAYAGGSAPTGPAPAPPRADGVRHTIGYDRYSLLVDGRRLVVWSGELHPFRLPSPDLWRDVLQKMRAHGYNAVSVYVAWNYHSPAPGRYDFSGVRDLDLFLRTAAETGLYVILRPGPYINAEVDGGGFPGWLTATEGTARTDDPVYLAYADEWLTQVNRIARRHLFTRGAGTVLLYQIENEYDAHPADATGRTYMSHLYRKVRADGIDVPLFHNDKGRNGHWVPGSFDTGGEKGGWLYGFDGYPSPFKTPPDWGHYGPGGPKGGATASPATPGFVPEFGGGWFDPWGGAEFDGLGYAESRRTRDAAYERRFYLTNLANGLTLHNVYMTFGGTSWGWLPAPVVYTSYDYGAAIDEARNVTGKIAPMHQLGHLLQRVPDFAKLDRAADVTAEGLKVYHLANQDTGTHVYVARNDGAEAVTTDLPTEAGKLRVTVPGRDAKLLTTGLALGGRKLKYSTASPMLCLTAGRQDIAVFTGRRGEMAELVLDSPDEPQVQRLDPEGGWAYDRGELHVNAPLGEAGLTRVLVRKGGSDTPLVLLFADDATAVRLFPYDTPSGTLLVYGPALLRHAELRGSRVHLTGDLKEPAGLEVWGPRGIDTVVWNGRRVPTRVTLSGSLMSTGPLPGAPEVRLPRLGGWRTRRENPEAGPGFDDSSWKKADKTSSFSTTAVPEGRPVLFADDYGFHYGDVWYRGTFDDSSGVEEVALAYSTGTQGLLMAWLDGEPLGTHRMPVPDKSTVRQGSWADTAVLPVRERLRSPGRHVLSVLVRRMQHDQDGKALDTHKVARGLTAVTFKGASPRVRWRIQGEGPADPVRGPLNNGGLYGERHGWHLPGFRDRDWEKTDLPRAERYQGVTWYRTTFRLSVPADVDASIGLTLDDDPYRAYRAQIFLNGWNLGQYINNVGPQHTFVLPNGILRTRGTNTLALAVLSEFTTLSGPGSVRLTLLGKAAGGIPVRPV; encoded by the coding sequence TTGGCGCTCAGCAGACGTTCCTTCAGTGCCCTGGCCGGCTCCGCCGCGCTCGGGCTGGCCCTGGGCGGCAGCGGCGGCCCCGGGGCGCCCTCGGCGTACGCGGGCGGCAGCGCGCCGACCGGGCCCGCGCCGGCCCCGCCGCGCGCCGACGGCGTGCGGCACACCATCGGGTACGACCGCTACTCGCTGCTCGTGGACGGGCGGCGGCTCGTGGTGTGGTCGGGCGAGCTGCACCCCTTCCGGCTGCCGAGCCCGGACCTGTGGCGGGACGTCCTGCAGAAGATGCGGGCGCACGGCTACAACGCGGTCAGCGTCTACGTCGCCTGGAACTACCACTCCCCCGCGCCCGGCCGGTACGACTTCTCCGGCGTCCGGGACCTCGACCTGTTCCTGCGCACGGCGGCCGAAACCGGGCTGTACGTCATCCTGCGGCCGGGCCCGTACATCAACGCCGAGGTCGACGGCGGCGGCTTCCCCGGCTGGCTGACCGCGACCGAGGGCACGGCCCGCACCGACGACCCGGTGTATCTGGCGTACGCCGACGAGTGGCTGACCCAGGTCAACCGGATCGCCCGGAGGCACCTGTTCACCCGGGGCGCCGGCACGGTCCTGCTGTACCAGATCGAGAACGAGTACGACGCCCACCCCGCCGACGCGACCGGCCGGACGTACATGTCCCACCTGTACCGGAAGGTCCGGGCCGACGGGATCGACGTCCCGCTGTTCCACAACGACAAGGGCAGGAACGGCCACTGGGTCCCCGGCTCCTTCGACACCGGCGGGGAGAAGGGCGGCTGGCTGTACGGGTTCGACGGATATCCCTCGCCCTTCAAGACCCCGCCGGACTGGGGGCACTACGGGCCCGGCGGACCGAAGGGCGGTGCCACCGCCTCGCCGGCCACGCCCGGGTTCGTGCCCGAGTTCGGCGGCGGCTGGTTCGACCCGTGGGGCGGGGCGGAGTTCGACGGCCTGGGGTACGCCGAGTCGCGGCGCACCCGGGACGCGGCCTACGAGCGCCGCTTCTACCTGACCAACCTGGCCAACGGCCTCACCCTGCACAACGTGTACATGACGTTCGGCGGGACCTCGTGGGGCTGGCTGCCCGCGCCGGTCGTCTACACCTCCTACGACTACGGCGCCGCCATCGACGAGGCCCGGAACGTCACCGGCAAGATCGCGCCGATGCACCAGCTCGGGCATCTGCTCCAGCGCGTGCCCGATTTCGCCAAGCTGGACCGGGCGGCGGACGTGACGGCCGAGGGGCTGAAGGTCTACCACCTCGCCAACCAGGACACCGGCACGCACGTGTACGTCGCGCGCAACGACGGCGCGGAGGCGGTCACCACCGATCTGCCGACCGAGGCCGGGAAGCTGCGCGTCACCGTGCCCGGCCGGGACGCCAAGCTGCTGACCACCGGGCTGGCGCTGGGCGGGCGGAAGCTGAAGTACTCCACCGCCTCGCCCATGCTGTGCCTGACGGCGGGCCGGCAGGACATCGCCGTGTTCACCGGGCGCCGCGGCGAGATGGCCGAGCTGGTGCTGGACTCCCCCGACGAACCGCAGGTCCAGCGGCTGGACCCGGAGGGCGGCTGGGCCTACGACCGCGGCGAGCTGCACGTCAACGCGCCCCTGGGCGAGGCCGGGCTGACGCGGGTGCTGGTGCGCAAGGGCGGCAGCGACACGCCGCTGGTGCTGCTCTTCGCCGACGACGCCACCGCCGTACGCCTCTTCCCGTACGACACGCCGTCCGGCACTCTCCTGGTGTACGGCCCGGCGCTGCTGCGCCACGCGGAGCTGCGCGGCTCGCGGGTGCACCTGACCGGTGACCTGAAGGAGCCGGCGGGCCTGGAGGTGTGGGGGCCGCGCGGGATCGACACCGTGGTGTGGAACGGGCGCCGGGTGCCCACCCGGGTGACCCTGTCGGGCAGCCTGATGTCCACCGGCCCGCTGCCGGGGGCCCCTGAGGTGCGGCTGCCGCGGCTGGGCGGCTGGCGGACGCGGCGGGAGAACCCGGAGGCGGGCCCGGGCTTCGACGACTCGTCGTGGAAGAAGGCCGACAAGACCTCCTCGTTCTCCACCACGGCCGTCCCCGAGGGCCGGCCGGTGCTGTTCGCCGACGACTACGGCTTCCACTACGGCGACGTCTGGTACCGGGGCACGTTCGACGACAGCTCCGGCGTCGAGGAGGTCGCGCTCGCCTACAGCACCGGCACCCAGGGCCTGCTGATGGCCTGGCTGGACGGCGAGCCGCTGGGCACGCACCGGATGCCCGTGCCGGACAAGAGCACGGTCCGGCAGGGCAGCTGGGCGGACACCGCCGTCCTGCCGGTGCGCGAGCGGCTGCGCTCACCCGGCCGGCACGTGCTGTCCGTGCTGGTCCGGCGCATGCAGCACGACCAGGACGGCAAGGCGCTCGACACGCACAAGGTGGCCCGCGGCCTGACGGCGGTCACCTTCAAGGGCGCGTCGCCGCGGGTGCGCTGGCGCATCCAGGGCGAGGGTCCGGCCGACCCGGTGCGCGGGCCGCTGAACAACGGCGGCCTGTACGGCGAGCGGCACGGCTGGCACCTGCCCGGCTTCCGGGACCGGGACTGGGAGAAGACGGACCTGCCGCGCGCGGAGCGGTACCAGGGCGTCACCTGGTACCGGACCACGTTCCGGCTGTCGGTGCCGGCCGATGTCGACGCGTCGATCGGCCTGACCCTGGACGACGACCCGTACCGGGCCTACCGCGCGCAGATCTTCCTGAACGGCTGGAACCTCGGCCAGTACATCAACAACGTCGGCCCGCAGCACACGTTCGTGCTGCCGAACGGCATCCTGCGCACCCGGGGCACCAACACCCTGGCGCTGGCGGTCCTGTCGGAGTTCACCACGCTGTCGGGCCCCGGGTCGGTACGGCTGACGCTGCTCGGCAAGGCGGCCGGCGGCATCCCGGTCCGGCCGGTGTGA
- a CDS encoding arabinan endo-1,5-alpha-L-arabinosidase, with the protein MRSGPAAVLAAAALALLPATASARTAYPDPLPLTGQQIIHDPTVHQLPNGRYVAYSTGGILGARLSTDLTHWTDAGNAFTTPPAWWYDYNSTADPWAPDLTYRDGRYWLYYAVSSWGTNRSAIGVATSPTGLPGTWTDHGPAFTSEKTDTWNAIDPAVIRAGGRLWLAFGSYWSGIRMTELDPATGKALADAPVHHLATRPDAPYAVEGPSILHHGGYYYLFASYDACCAGVNSTYKIRVGRSKSVTGPYTDSTGTPMLNGGGDLLLSGHGRYAGPGGESTFRTRGKTWLAYHYYDATDGGTPKLGLNQLRWRAGRPVVK; encoded by the coding sequence TTGAGATCCGGACCAGCCGCCGTCCTCGCCGCCGCCGCCCTCGCCCTGCTGCCCGCCACCGCCTCGGCACGGACGGCGTACCCCGACCCGCTGCCCCTCACCGGCCAGCAGATCATCCACGACCCCACCGTCCACCAGCTGCCGAACGGCCGGTACGTCGCCTACTCCACCGGCGGCATCCTCGGCGCCCGCCTCTCCACCGACCTGACCCACTGGACGGACGCGGGCAACGCCTTCACCACCCCGCCCGCCTGGTGGTACGACTACAACTCCACCGCCGACCCCTGGGCCCCGGACCTGACCTACCGCGACGGCCGCTACTGGCTCTACTACGCCGTCTCCTCCTGGGGCACCAACCGCTCCGCGATCGGCGTCGCCACCTCGCCCACCGGCCTGCCCGGCACCTGGACCGACCACGGCCCGGCGTTCACCTCGGAGAAGACCGACACCTGGAACGCCATCGACCCCGCCGTGATCCGGGCCGGCGGACGGCTCTGGCTGGCGTTCGGCTCGTACTGGTCGGGCATCCGCATGACCGAGCTGGACCCGGCGACCGGCAAGGCCCTTGCGGACGCACCGGTCCACCACCTGGCGACCCGCCCGGACGCCCCGTACGCCGTGGAGGGCCCGTCGATCCTCCACCACGGCGGCTACTACTACCTCTTCGCCTCCTACGACGCGTGCTGCGCGGGCGTGAACTCGACGTACAAGATCCGCGTGGGCCGCTCGAAGTCGGTGACGGGCCCGTACACCGACAGCACCGGCACCCCGATGCTGAACGGCGGCGGCGACCTCCTCCTGTCCGGCCACGGCCGCTACGCCGGCCCGGGCGGGGAGTCGACGTTCCGCACCCGCGGCAAGACCTGGCTGGCCTACCACTACTACGACGCGACGGACGGCGGCACCCCGAAGCTGGGCCTCAACCAGCTCCGGTGGCGCGCGGGCCGGCCCGTCGTCAAGTGA